The Malaclemys terrapin pileata isolate rMalTer1 chromosome 5, rMalTer1.hap1, whole genome shotgun sequence genomic interval TGCCTTTTTGAAGCTgatctgggaggaaaaaaaagtggGGCAGTCGGGGGAACCCTGGAGAACTGGTTTGGAAGAAATGCTGACATACCGTACATTGTGCTAAAATCTGCAATGGTTCTGAGCTTGGGCACAAAAAATGGTATCTTACACTTTTGTTTACTTTACCTCTTGGAAAAAGTAATTTTTAGATCTTATTTGCAGTGGGggtatttgtttttttccatcagaaactATTATGTGGTGTGCAGCTGGcttttttgtctttcttttttgtAATTTGTATAGTCAGTCTGCATGTTTTATTAATATTGCATTTTTTTCAGAGATGGCACTTGTCATGCTCTTTTAGAAATACTATAATCATTCTTCCCCTGAAAGTCCCACTTCTGGTCTCTGCAGCTGTATGTCTTTCCCTTTCTGTGTTCATTCATCCCTAGCATTTTGTGTGCTCATATTAAGACTTATGAAAAGGAGAGCCTTGTTATATGGGATGAATAAAGACTGACTAAATAGGGGTGGGGTTTTGTAATCTTAAAACCCTAGGTCCTTCACAGGTGATATTTTAGTATAAAAGGAGACCTTTGGTTTGTTTAATGCTTTCTATGCCCCAGTGTAAATTTGAGataagtagttttttttttttttttttttttggtcaaattcTACAACCATCTATTGAAGCAATATCTCTTAACAGGATTTCAGTGTACTtttgctcttctcctcccctgtgTATTCATCCTCtccctcctttttctttcttggACTGGAAATATCTCCGTGTCAAATATGCTCTGGATATGCAAGAGAAACGTACTTTTCCCAGGGTTATTGGATAAGTTGATTTGGCATGTATTCCAGtctgaaaaaggaaaaacatgATTGTATGTAATTTTACTATTTTGTGAGGCCGGGGGAAGTAAATCTTCCGTTAGCTGTAGGTGCAGGAAAGCAATTGTTTGTTTTCCCACGACGCTTTGTGATCACTACAATGATGTATAAATAATCTGccctccttgcctccttctcctctcccccattaTATTTTATATAGGTACAGAATTGCCCCTCTGCAGAATTTTCCAAATCAACATTGCAATAATCTGGGTCAGTAATTTGAGACAAGAAGatgtaaaaatgaataaatagctcaaattacatttgttttatttttatctatcttCCAAAATTAGTTTGAAGAGCTTATTAATCAAACAAATTTTCCCTAGAGTAGCTTGTGAAAACTgagatgtattttttaatttttttttttcatgagaaaAGGTACATGAGAAGTCAGAAATGTCTGAAAATTGTTCCAGTTTTATTTTACTACCTCATCTgcccacacaccctgccctgtAGTCTCAAAACACTTAAGAGAGCTGTTGTATAACACGCTGTTATTTACATCTGGTGTCTTACTTTAATAATGAGTTTGTTACATTATTTGGAACCTGTGAGCTTTCTACTGGAAAGTATCCTTCAGTTTTAGACTTTTTTTTGTAGGATTTACTTTGGAATTTCTTAATggatgcatgttttgttttaaagattgaTCATAAGCTTAAAACAAGGATAGATACTGGAGTACATTTATGATACAGCATTCACAGACTGACAGAAAAGTAAGAGTTTGTGCAAATTTCATTATGCAGAATATGAATTGGATACTGGTCATTCAGGTATCTACCTTGATTTGGAGTACTCAGTATTGCTGTTGCTGATATGCTCAAGTAACACAAGAGAGGCATTTATTTCCCATGCCTTGCCAACTAAACATACAGGTTAAtacttcttttatttgtttttaatggagaAAGCTCTGATTTTAAATGGCACAGGGTCTCCTCTTACATTCCTCATCTGTAAtgccagacccagacccagactCCTCACCCTGTTCCAACTGGGCTTTGGCCAGGTCTTCAGCATCTTTGTAATCCACTGCTGAAGGAGATCATTACCAAGTGGTTAGGGCAATTTGTGGCTTgccatgacatttttatttttaaaagcttcctgTGACTTATTCCTCTTTCacctttgatctctctctctttttttaatctttttttccttaGGATTTCAGATGCATGCCAGGTTCCCACTGAATGCCAGAAGTAGAGATCCCTACAGATGGAGCCCCAAAGTCAACATGGCAGTGGCGGTTCATTAGTTGTGATCCAGCAGCCTTCCTTGGACAGCAGGCAAAGGTTGGACTATGAAAGAGAAATTCAGCCGACCTCTATCTTGTCATTGGACCAGATCAAGGCCATAAGGGGCAGCAATGAGTATACTGAAGGCCCATCTGTGGTGAAAAAGTCTGGTCCACAAACAGCTCCAAGACAAGAAAAGCACGAAAGGACTCATGAAATCATACCAATTAATGTGAATAATAATTATGAGCACAGACCCAGCCACTTGGGACCCGTGGCACACCAACATAACGTAAGGGCTCCTGTGTTGAGCAGATCGATTAGCACTGGAAGTGCGGCTAGTTCTGGAAGCAACAGCAGTGCTTCTTCAGAGCAGGGGTTGTTGGGAAGATCGCCCCTGTCTAGGCCAGGTTCAAGCCACAGATCTGAAAGGACAATCCGGACGCAGCCCAAGCAGTCATCTTTGATGGTAGATGATCTGAAGGGTCCCTTGAAAGAGGACTTGACGCAGCACAAGTTTATCTGTGAACAGTGTGGGAAGTGCAAATGTGGTGAGTGCACAGACCCGAGGGCCTTACCTTCTTGTTTGGCCTGCAACAGGAAGTGCTTGTGCTCTGCAGAGAGCATGGTGGAGTACAGTACCTGCATGTGCCTGATCAAAGGGATCTTCTACCACTGTTCCAATGATGATGAAGGGGACTCGTATGCGGATAATCCCTGCTCTTGTTCCCAGGCACATTGCTGTTCTAGGTACCTGTGCATGGGAGCAATGTCCTTGTTTTTGCCTTGCTTGCTCTGCTATCCTCCTGCTAAGGGATGCCTGAAGCTGTGTCGAGGGTGTTATGACCGGATCAATCGTCCTGGTTGCCGATGTAAGAACTCCAACACTGTCTATTGTAAACTGGAGAGCTGCCCGTCTCGGAGTCAGGGGAAGCCCTCATAATTTTGGAGGGAGATTTCACTTCTTCAAACACTTGCTTTCAGGTTGTGGCTAATTTTCTGTTCGTGTGGGGTTTACCCCTGCCCTCATTCCCTGCCTTCTCCACTTTACGTACCCAAGTTTTTTCCTTTGCACCCTCCATATCC includes:
- the SPRY1 gene encoding protein sprouty homolog 1 codes for the protein MEPQSQHGSGGSLVVIQQPSLDSRQRLDYEREIQPTSILSLDQIKAIRGSNEYTEGPSVVKKSGPQTAPRQEKHERTHEIIPINVNNNYEHRPSHLGPVAHQHNVRAPVLSRSISTGSAASSGSNSSASSEQGLLGRSPLSRPGSSHRSERTIRTQPKQSSLMVDDLKGPLKEDLTQHKFICEQCGKCKCGECTDPRALPSCLACNRKCLCSAESMVEYSTCMCLIKGIFYHCSNDDEGDSYADNPCSCSQAHCCSRYLCMGAMSLFLPCLLCYPPAKGCLKLCRGCYDRINRPGCRCKNSNTVYCKLESCPSRSQGKPS